A window of the Oryza brachyantha chromosome 5, ObraRS2, whole genome shotgun sequence genome harbors these coding sequences:
- the LOC121054434 gene encoding uncharacterized protein LOC121054434, which yields MVSGNRPYRGGAVRGYGERQRIRRARPIRARRTAAADDCGCAGGGGCGNDDRGGLPCDASVLPDCLDRSVLGGRRRQAAAVDCCCAGCWGVVEEKACPPREPAGRGARPRRPQAHSGDTAPAGDRCLPRLSYHRRKGDMHEVDESLREICHLYDAAQVDYDEEKHPIEPRITSFEEGAIFFHLYGNTCHRLLKKLNQILFVL from the exons ATGGTTTCTGGTAATCGGCCTTACCGTGGAGGCGCGGTACG TGGCTACGGCGAGCGACAGCGGATACGGCGGGCTCGACCGATCCGTGCTCGAcggacagcggcggcggacgactgCGGctgcgcgggcggcggcggctgtggcAACGACGACCGTGGTGGACTGCCATGCGACGCGTCCGTGCTCCCCGACTGCCTCGACCGGTCTgtgctcggcggacggcggcggcaggctgCGGCGGTCGATTGCTGCTGCGCGGGCTGCTGGGGTGTGGTGGAGGAGAAGGCCTGTCCACCGCGCGAGCCCGCTGGGAGAggtgctcgcccgcgccggccgcaaGCTCACTCTGGTGACACCGCGCCGGCCGGTGACCGTTGTCTCCCCCGGCTAAGCTACCATCG TCGGAAAGGAGACATGCATGAAGTTGATGAATCACTGCGAGAAATATGCCATCTTTATGATGCCGCGCAAGTAGATTATGATGAAGAGAAGCATCCAATAGAACCAAG GATTACCTCTTTTGAAGAGGGTGCAATTTTCTTCCACTTATACGGGAACACTTGCCATCGGCTGCTGAAGAAATTGAATCAGATATTATTTGTATTGTGA